The following proteins are encoded in a genomic region of Arachis stenosperma cultivar V10309 chromosome 4, arast.V10309.gnm1.PFL2, whole genome shotgun sequence:
- the LOC130972903 gene encoding uncharacterized protein LOC130972903, which yields MGDEAQRAKREAAASYDYDGDSRWADYWANVLIPPNMASRPDVINHFKHKFYQRYIDPDLVVEPMSSTSSSRSSSTTSSSTTSSNAGVRSRSNSGRSSGSGTYATQAPNAAPLRWDRQTVQFSVNAWVFVVAALSLIPLVPGHLSNRAYRLSFLGTTCSSLFSLYSLYGKPTAWNLQGLQIYFQTIIATKDFITFVYCLSFVTSHLCLKLALIPIICRALEHVAKFLRRNFSRSTLYRKYLEEPCVWVESNNTTLNILASHAEIGLGFLLIISLFSWQRNIIQTFMYWQLLKLMYQAPVTSAYHRNVWATIGRTFIPIIHRYAPFLDGPISAVQRWWFR from the exons ATGGGAGATGAAGCTCAGAGAGCTAAGAGAGAGGCGGCGGCGTCGTACGACTACGACGGCGATTCTCGATGGGCCGATTATTGGGCCAACGTCCTCATCCCTCCCAACATGGCCTCCCGCCCTGACGTCATCAACCACTTCAAGCACAAATTCTACCAACGCTACATC GATCCCGATCTCGTCGTAGAGCCAATGTCTTCTACCAGTAGTTCGCGTTCTTCTTCAACCACCTCGTCTTCCACTACTTCATCCAACGCAGGCGTTCGTTCACGAAGTAATTCAG GTAGATCTTCGGGTTCGGGAACATATGCGACGCAAGCTCCTAATGCAGCACCTTTGCGTTGGGATCGCCAAACCGTTCAGTTTTCTGTTAATGCTTGG GTTTTTGTTGTGGCTGCCCTTTCACTCATTCCACTGGTGCCAGGACATCTTTCTAATAGGGCTTATCGACTTTCTTTTTTGGGTACCACATGCTCTTCTCTGTTTTCCTTGTACTCATTATATGGG AAACCAACAGCATGGAATTTGCAGGGATTGCAAATTTACTTTCAGACAATAATTGCAACAAAAGATTTTATAACCTTCGTCTACTGCCTTTCATTTGTTACTTCACAtctttgcctcaaac TTGCATTGATCCCTATCATTTGTCGGGCATTAGAACATGTTGCAAAGTTCCTTAGACGCAATTTCAGCCGCTCTACCTTGTACAG GAAATACTTGGAAGAGCCATGTGTTTGGGTGGAATCAAACAATACTACCCTCAACATACTCGCATCACATGCTGAGATTGGTCTGGGATTCCTGCTGATCATCTCGCTGTTCTC GTGGCAGCGCAATATAATACAGACATTTATGTACTGGCAG CTTTTGAAGCTCATGTATCAAGCTCCTGTTACCTCTGCTTATCATCGGAATGTATGGGCTACAATTGGTAGGACGTTTATCCCGATTATCCACCGCTATGCACCATTCCTGGATGGTCCAATCTCCGCAGTCCAAAGGTGGTGGTTCAGGTAG